The following are encoded in a window of Paramormyrops kingsleyae isolate MSU_618 chromosome 12, PKINGS_0.4, whole genome shotgun sequence genomic DNA:
- the LOC111847308 gene encoding uncharacterized protein, with translation MACGGGLLRWARMVNFGLSARLLQLDKRQRTCAVTAGINWKGLSSKPPESISRYPIPYKKDLPYDIVELMEEVETKGGFLPNVFKVLAHRPSEFRAFFAYYNALMNKDTGRLTKADRELIVVASSIHNRCLYCVVSHSALHRIYSKNPTLADQVIVNYETAELDPRQHAMLDFALAVCRSDTITDEDFQRLEAHGFDREDAWDIGAIAAFFAMSNRLAHVTGMRPNAEFYGMGRTPRDKAQSGQEDSA, from the exons ATGGCCTGTGGCGGGGGTCTGCTGAGATGGGCTCGAATGGTGAATTTTGGCTTGTCT GCCAGGCTGTTACAGCTAGATAAGCGCCAGCGAACCTGCGCTGTGACTGCCGGTATAAACTGGAAAGGCCTGTCCAGCAAACCCCCAGAAAGCATCAGCAGGTATCCCATTCCCTACAAGAAGGACCTACCTTACGACATCGTCGAGCTGATGGAGGAGGTGGAGACAAAG GGAGGTTTCCTGCCCAATGTTTTCAAGGTGCTGGCACACCGGCCCTCGGAGTTCCGCGCTTTCTTTGCTTATTACAACGCACTGATGAACAAAGACACAG GCCGGCTGACGAAGGCGGACCGGGAGCTGATCGTGGTGGCCAGCAGCATTCACAACCGCTGCCTGTATTGTGTGGTTTCCCACAGTGCACTGCACCGCATCTACTCCAAGAACCCCACCCTGGCTGACCAG GTGATCGTGAACTACGAGACGGCGGAGCTTGACCCCCGCCAGCACGCCATGCTGGACTTTGCCCTGGCCGTGTGCCGCTCCGACACCATCACCGACGAGGACTTCCAGCGGCTGGAGGCCCACGGCTTCGACCGCGAAGACGCCTGGGACATCGGCGCCATCGCCGCCTTCTTCGCCATGTCCAACCGGCTGGCTCACGTCACCGGCATGCGGCCCAACGCCGAGTTCTATGGCATGGGCCGGACGCCGCGGGACAAGGCCCAGAGCGGCCAGGAGGACTCCGCGTAG